Proteins encoded together in one Bactrocera neohumeralis isolate Rockhampton chromosome 4, APGP_CSIRO_Bneo_wtdbg2-racon-allhic-juicebox.fasta_v2, whole genome shotgun sequence window:
- the LOC126755232 gene encoding N-acetylglucosamine-1-phosphotransferase subunits alpha/beta isoform X1: MRIQRKWGRMLKNNWKRLRRRRLLIIFTAIVLALMFFVRKKKSSYTYCEPIDVVYTWVNGSDPMFIDSARRYNPNYDPARFDDKNELRYSLRSLEMYAPWVRHVYIVTNGQIPYWLDLSFEKVTVVPHELLTSKPELLPTFSSSAIETFIHRIPHLSQRFLYLNDDIFLGAPLYPEDLYTNSEGVRIYQAWMVPDCAEDCPWTYIGDGACDRHCNIAKCQYDGGDCNTFGSDKSEENTMEQQVDVNKNVKLITQSLLNSTTHIEIRHFPLRKKFRNRKYSAQRNGLHFRELVLHKNLSTLAELRRIVDNYNSQLKSNSHANDPVLSTDTLQKNMVRLEKSVEKTSKNESSKDIYSHSLIYTNMLLNRFYGFKARNVLAHVGFLLDRNIIYAMQQKFLTEVDVTLSNRFRSTNDLQFAFIYYSFLMSETTTLTVGEVFDEFDTDDSHTWSDREVRTFLARMYPLPLDWSAVRFFEEVVSNCSRDLDMVSHKIHNEYTTLVYERYEDSTVPTITRELVEQCRLLAEALETNFATRSKYKFNIIPKRAIHNNFMMLTSNITDVVDGFDKIRRNPRKFNCINDNLEPLLVEDNELIRHLLEDFYLSFFPRRSSFELQFEYRNRFTTWHDYQRWRRRKRAALVVGYAASVILILFIVRYICIHKTKFVRRYVQSL, from the exons ATGCGTATTCAGAGGAAGTGGGGTcgaatgttaaaaaataattggaaaagATTACGACGAAGGCGATTGTTGATTATATTTACTGCAATAGTACTcgctttaatgttttttgtcaga aaaaaaaaatcgagttacaCGTATTGTGAACCCATTGACGTAGTTTATACTTGGGTTAATGGATCTGATCCTATGTTTATTGATTCAGCAAGGCGTTATAATCCAAATTATGATCCGGCAAGATTCGATGACAAAAATGAGCTTCGCTATTCATTGCGATCTCTAGAAATGTATGCACCTTGGGTACGGCATGTTTACATCGTAACTAATGGACAAATTCCATATTGGCTTGATCTTAGTTTTGAAAAGGTTACGGTCGTTCCGCACGAACTACTTACTTCAAAACCAGAACTCCTACCTACATTTTCAAGCTCTGCTATTGAAACTTTCATTCATCGTATACCGCATCTCTCTCAACGTTTTCTCTATTTGAATGACGACATTTTTCTTGGTGCCCCATTATACCCAGAAGACCTTTATACTAACTCAGAAGGTGTGCGCATTTATCAAGCTTGGATGGTACCCGATTGTGCGGAAGACTGCCCTTGGACATACATCGGTGATGGGGCATGCGACCGGCATTGTAATATTGCCAAATGCCAATATGACGGAGGCGATTGTAACACATTCGGATCAgacaaaagtgaagaaaatacgATGGAGCAGCAGGTTGATGTAAATAagaatgtaaaattaattaccCAATCGCTTTTAAACTCAACAACGCACATAGAAATAAGACATTTTCCTTTACGAAAAAAGTTTCGTAACAGAAAATATTCTGCTCAACGCAACGGCTTACACTTCCGAGAACTAGTATTACATAAAAATCTGAGTACTCTTGCAGAACTTAGACGTATTGTCGACAACTATAATAGTCAACTTAAGTCAAATAGTCACGCCAATGACCCAGTACTATCAACCGacactttacaaaaaaatatggtACGATTGGAAAAAAGCGTAGAGAAAACATCGAAAAATGAATCCAGTAAAGATATATATTCTCATTCGTTAATATATACGAACATGTTGTTGAATCGTTTCTATGGATTCAAAGCTCGTAACGTGCTAGCGCATGTTGGATTCTTGCTAGATCgtaatataatatatgccatgcagcaaaaatttttaacagaggTAGACGTTACTTTGTCTAATCGGTTTCGCTCAACAAATGACTTACaatttgcttttatatattACTCGTTTCTTATGAGTGAAACAACAACTTTAACAGTAGGTGAAGTGTTTGACGAGTTCGATACTGACGACTCACACACATGGTCAGATCGTGAGGTGCGAACTTTTTTGGCACGTATGTATCCTCTTCCACTGGACTGGTCAGCAGTTCGTTTCTTCGAAGAAGTTGTAAGCAACTGCTCTCGCGATCTAGATATGGTTTCACATAAAATACATAATGAATATACAACTTTGGTGTATGAACGTTACGAAGATTCAACTGTG CCGACTATAACACGAGAGTTGGTCGAACAATGTCGTTTGCTGGCGGAAGCCTTAGAAACAAATTTCGCTACCCgaagcaaatacaaatttaacaTAATTCCAAAAAGAGCTATCCATAACAATTTTATGATGTTAACATCTAACATCACCGATGTTGTAGATGGGTTTGACAAAATACGACGAAACCCACG AAAATTCAACTGCATTAATGATAATTTGGAGCCGCTACTAGTCGAAGATAATGAACTGATCCGTCACTTGTTAGAAGACTTCTATCTTTCCTTTTTTCCTCGCCGAAGTAGTTTTGAATTACAATTTGAATATAGAAATCGCTTCACTACCTGGCACGATTACCAAAGATGGCGTAGACGTAAGCGTGCAGCTCTTGTAGTGGGTTATGCAGCTAGTGTTATACTTATTCTATTTATTGTaagatacatatgcatacacaaaACAAAGTTTGTGCGACGCTATGTGCAAAGTCTATAA
- the LOC126755243 gene encoding proteasome assembly chaperone 2 translates to MIRKRGSLLVKYMNSLHNYIAELVRPAERVVILSASFGFEKREIGTSPYEYCVSNSFRENHETQLANVKWMEFKGNTVFGGGNGLQLYRLLEEKQVPVMLLFRYVLEGDNSTDATLIIRELNDLCSSFLRLEVEDKSIKLIVPVSWKLLFGNDVTSLIF, encoded by the exons ATGATCCGGAAGAGAGGGTCGCTGCTTGTGAAATATATGAAT AGTCTACATAATTACATAGCGGAGTTAGTACGTCCTGCTGAGAGAGTGGTAATACTCAGCGCAAGTTTCGGTTTCGAGAAACGTGAAATAGGTACTTCGCCATATGAATACTGCGTTTCCAATAGCTTTCGTGAAAATCATGAAACTCAATTAGCTAACGTAAAATGGATGGAATTCAAAGGAAATACAGTGTTTGGTGGAGGCAATGGCTTACAATTATATCGCTTATTAGAAGAAAAACAAGTTCCTGTAATGTTGCTTTTTCGGTATGTTCTCGAAGGAGATAATTCGACTGATGCTACGCTCATAATCCGAGAACTAAACGATTTGTGCTCGAGCTTTTTACGATTGGAAGTAGAAGATAAATCCATAAAGCTAATTGTTCCAGTATCATGGAAATTACTGTTTGGAAACGACGTAACTTCTTTGATTTtctag
- the LOC126755439 gene encoding V-type proton ATPase subunit S1 yields MKIAFLTLFIIGVASASDSIVLVLAPVEPIPALTRVDNESFTRIAKPLVKDHMIAVFQEDDLSFNDFLCKSNRSEQQSCYSHLQNITPSTFYMRVDSPVKVLEKLDPNYEVITISRSGKLEIPLKCKAGKVVFLRFSDETGLNREETLETHDIAISNVMKQVSCPTVFMYTSSPAKDVTVKRSRRALSVGETAAPKGGIIFTDTKFQIFYTTLAVKIGSNPTKSITVSSMTIDDHNTTDFTVTLSSSDAADVITFDIELQKGYYYMKELTYNKDTVFRTNDINAPPAFSYFCGNLTVYSAAGDQLLWNSVQFQAPFGSAVTTVNTNYFEFGESWNCVGFVTHAILAGLFVSAILLAILFVGICWMMDINTMDRFDDPKGKTITINTNE; encoded by the exons atgaagATTGCCTTTCTAACGTTGTTCATAATTGGAGTTGCATCCGCATCGGACTCCATTGTTTTAGTTTTGGCACCAGT TGAACCAATTCCTGCACTAACTAGAGTAGATAATGAAAGTTTCACTCGCATTGCAAAACCACTTGTTAAAGACCACATGATTGCTGTTTTCCAGGAAGATGAT TTATCATTCAACGATTTTCTGTGTAAGagtaaccgatctgaacaacagTCATGTTATTCTCACCTTCAAAACATCACGCCCAGCACTTTTTACATGAGAGTCGATAGCCCTGTAAAAGTATTGGAAAAGTTAGATCCTAATTACGAGGTAATTACTATCTCTAGAAGCGGAAAGCTTGAAATACCACTAAAGTGCAAAGCGGGAAAAGTAGTATTTTTGCGATTCAGTGACGAAACTGGTTTAAATCGCGAGGAAACTTTGGAGACACATG aCATTGCCATTTCGAATGTAATGAAACAAGTATCTTGTCCAactgtatttatgtatacatcATCTCCTGCAAAAGATGTGACAGTTAAACGCTCTCGGCGTGCACTGTCCGTGGGGGAGACTGCAGCACCAAAAGGTGGTATTATATTCACTGATACcaaattccaaattttctatACAACGTTGGCAGTAAAAATTGGTAGTAACCCAACAAAATCAATTACTGTAAGCAGTATGACAATCGATGATCACAATACCACCGACTTTACTGTCACACTCAGTAGCAGTGATGCAGCTGACGTGATCACATTTGACATTGAGTTACAGAAGGGTTACTACTACATGAAAGAGTTGACATACAATAAGGATACAGTGTTCCGCACAAATGATATAAATGCACCTCCAGCCTTCTCTTACTTTTGCGGTAATTTAACTGTTTATTCAGCAGCCGGTGATCAACTCCTTTGGAACTCTGTCCAGTTCCAAGCACCTTTCGGTAGTGCCGTTACGACTGTAAATACAAACTATTTTGAATTTGGTGAATCGTGGAATTGTGTAGGTTTCGTTACACATGCCATTCTTGCTGGTCTATTCGTGTCCGCAATTTTGCTTGCAATACTTTTCGTTGGTATTTGCTGGATGATGGATATCAATACCATGGATCGATTTGATGATCCTAAAGGCAAAACGATCACAATAAATACAAACGAGTAG
- the LOC126755232 gene encoding N-acetylglucosamine-1-phosphotransferase subunits alpha/beta isoform X2 codes for MRIQRKWGRMLKNNWKRLRRRRLLIIFTAIVLALMFFVRKKKSSYTYCEPIDVVYTWVNGSDPMFIDSARRYNPNYDPARFDDKNELRYSLRSLEMYAPWVRHVYIVTNGQIPYWLDLSFEKVTVVPHELLTSKPELLPTFSSSAIETFIHRIPHLSQRFLYLNDDIFLGAPLYPEDLYTNSEGVRIYQAWMVPDCAEDCPWTYIGDGACDRHCNIAKCQYDGGDCNTFGSDKSEENTMEQQVDVNKNVKLITQSLLNSTTHIEIRHFPLRKKFRNRKYSAQRNGLHFRELVLHKNLSTLAELRRIVDNYNSQLKSNSHANDPVLSTDTLQKNMVRLEKSVEKTSKNESSKDIYSHSLIYTNMLLNRFYGFKARNVLAHVGFLLDRNIIYAMQQKFLTEVDVTLSNRFRSTNDLQFAFIYYSFLMSETTTLTVGEVFDEFDTDDSHTWSDREVRTFLARMYPLPLDWSAVRFFEEVVSNCSRDLDMVSHKIHNEYTTLVYERYEDSTVPTITRELVEQCRLLAEALETNFATRSKYKFNIIPKRAIHNNFMMLTSNITDVVDGFDKIRRNPRIIPCKWWLKQRT; via the exons ATGCGTATTCAGAGGAAGTGGGGTcgaatgttaaaaaataattggaaaagATTACGACGAAGGCGATTGTTGATTATATTTACTGCAATAGTACTcgctttaatgttttttgtcaga aaaaaaaaatcgagttacaCGTATTGTGAACCCATTGACGTAGTTTATACTTGGGTTAATGGATCTGATCCTATGTTTATTGATTCAGCAAGGCGTTATAATCCAAATTATGATCCGGCAAGATTCGATGACAAAAATGAGCTTCGCTATTCATTGCGATCTCTAGAAATGTATGCACCTTGGGTACGGCATGTTTACATCGTAACTAATGGACAAATTCCATATTGGCTTGATCTTAGTTTTGAAAAGGTTACGGTCGTTCCGCACGAACTACTTACTTCAAAACCAGAACTCCTACCTACATTTTCAAGCTCTGCTATTGAAACTTTCATTCATCGTATACCGCATCTCTCTCAACGTTTTCTCTATTTGAATGACGACATTTTTCTTGGTGCCCCATTATACCCAGAAGACCTTTATACTAACTCAGAAGGTGTGCGCATTTATCAAGCTTGGATGGTACCCGATTGTGCGGAAGACTGCCCTTGGACATACATCGGTGATGGGGCATGCGACCGGCATTGTAATATTGCCAAATGCCAATATGACGGAGGCGATTGTAACACATTCGGATCAgacaaaagtgaagaaaatacgATGGAGCAGCAGGTTGATGTAAATAagaatgtaaaattaattaccCAATCGCTTTTAAACTCAACAACGCACATAGAAATAAGACATTTTCCTTTACGAAAAAAGTTTCGTAACAGAAAATATTCTGCTCAACGCAACGGCTTACACTTCCGAGAACTAGTATTACATAAAAATCTGAGTACTCTTGCAGAACTTAGACGTATTGTCGACAACTATAATAGTCAACTTAAGTCAAATAGTCACGCCAATGACCCAGTACTATCAACCGacactttacaaaaaaatatggtACGATTGGAAAAAAGCGTAGAGAAAACATCGAAAAATGAATCCAGTAAAGATATATATTCTCATTCGTTAATATATACGAACATGTTGTTGAATCGTTTCTATGGATTCAAAGCTCGTAACGTGCTAGCGCATGTTGGATTCTTGCTAGATCgtaatataatatatgccatgcagcaaaaatttttaacagaggTAGACGTTACTTTGTCTAATCGGTTTCGCTCAACAAATGACTTACaatttgcttttatatattACTCGTTTCTTATGAGTGAAACAACAACTTTAACAGTAGGTGAAGTGTTTGACGAGTTCGATACTGACGACTCACACACATGGTCAGATCGTGAGGTGCGAACTTTTTTGGCACGTATGTATCCTCTTCCACTGGACTGGTCAGCAGTTCGTTTCTTCGAAGAAGTTGTAAGCAACTGCTCTCGCGATCTAGATATGGTTTCACATAAAATACATAATGAATATACAACTTTGGTGTATGAACGTTACGAAGATTCAACTGTG CCGACTATAACACGAGAGTTGGTCGAACAATGTCGTTTGCTGGCGGAAGCCTTAGAAACAAATTTCGCTACCCgaagcaaatacaaatttaacaTAATTCCAAAAAGAGCTATCCATAACAATTTTATGATGTTAACATCTAACATCACCGATGTTGTAGATGGGTTTGACAAAATACGACGAAACCCACG gaTTATTCCATGTAAGTGGTGGTTgaagcagagaacttaa
- the LOC126755238 gene encoding decapping nuclease DXO homolog isoform X1, which yields MFSKGNAGLSVRPNRNEIIPFPPFKKPQPIGYFSIVGGVLREYEPNAQQLRYYRPPSAQKFPLDLNEGLSLAIKKPETVQEEGLDHLLKFIFDNRDHLTRSFPACEDKKCLVAEFVCWRGLLRLLMCTPYEYRGDWSIVVTRFNGTFYLWKRDTDSDKFQRSQETEQQRTFASWGFKFEQHCLTESPFLEPDTSAPVDECSEFSCVFTTKIGSLDVLYGAEMDGIESEQPILLDDNPTYLEKLKFVEVKVRQRNLNKNQIQSYKRHKTRNWWCQSFLVGIQDIYLGLRNEQGQVERIEHVEVRSLPKQGINEWTPNVCATFLIDFLNYVKSLMSEVNCPYTVYDFYFNSKRGTVTYEFLRGKNEYSFLPDYYIELMNPKNNSKNSK from the exons ATGTTTTCCAAGGGAAATGCAGGCTTGAGTGTAAGACCAAATCGTAATGAAATCATACCCTTTCCTCCGTTCAAGAAACCCCAGCCTATTGGATATTTTAGCATCGTAGGTGGAGTTTTGCGAGAATATGAACCTAATGCTCAACAACTGCGTTACTACAGACCGCCGTCAGCTCAAAAATTTCCTCTTGACTTAAATGAAGGTCTTAGTTTAGCTATCAAAAAACCAGAAACAGTACAAGAAGAAGGGCTTGACcacttattaaaatttatctttGATAATCGCGATCATTTAACAAGGTCTTTCCCTGCTTGCGAAGACAAAAAATGTCTTGTTGCTGAATTCGTGTGCTGGCGAGGGCTTTTACGTTTGTTGATGTGCACTCCATATGAATATCGAGGTGATTGGTCAATAGTTGTAACACGATTTAATGGCACATTTTATCTTTGGAAACGGGACACTGATAGTGATAAGTTTCAGCGTTCTCAAGAGACCGAACAACAGCGTACATTTGCATCATGGGGTTTCAAATTTGAACAACATTGTCTGACAG AATCGCCGTTTCTGGAGCCGGACACAAGTGCACCAGTCGACGAATGCAGCGAATTTTCGTgtgtttttacaacaaaaattgggAGTCTGGATGTACTATACGGTGCTGAAATGGATGGCATTGAAAGTGAGCAACCGATATTGct tgatGATAACCCaacatatttagaaaaattaaaatttgtcgaAGTAAAAGTACGTCAAAGAAacctaaataaaaatcaaattcagTCTTACAAACGTCATAAAACTCGTAATTGGTGGTGCCAATCATTTTTGGTAGGTATTCAAGATATATATTTGGGCCTACGGAATGAGCAGGGACAAGTTGAACGCATCGAACACGTTGAAGTACGATCTTTACCAAAGCAAGGAATA aacGAATGGACACCAAATGTATGTGCGACATTTTTGATAGATTTTTTGAATTACGTAAAATCACTAATGTCTGAAGTAAATTGCCCGTATACTGTTTACGACTTTTACTTCAACTCCAAACGCGGTACTGTAACGTATGAATTCTTGCGAGGGAAGAACGAATATTCATTTCTACCAGACTACTACATTGAGTTAATGAACCCTAAAAACAACAGTAAAAatagtaaatga
- the LOC126755238 gene encoding decapping nuclease DXO homolog isoform X2: protein MFSKGNAGLSVRPNRNEIIPFPPFKKPQPIGYFSIVGGVLREYEPNAQQLRYYRPPSAQKFPLDLNEGLSLAIKKPETVQEEGLDHLLKFIFDNRDHLTRSFPACEDKKCLVAEFVCWRGLLRLLMCTPYEYRGDWSIVVTRFNGTFYLWKRDTDSDKFQRSQETEQQRTFASWGFKFEQHCLTESPFLEPDTSAPVDECSEFSCVFTTKIGSLDVLYGAEMDGIESEQPILLDDNPTYLEKLKFVEVKVRQRNLNKNQIQSYKRHKTRNWWCQSFLVGIQDIYLGLRNEQGQVERIEHVEVRSLPKQGIVERMDTKCMCDIFDRFFELRKITNV, encoded by the exons ATGTTTTCCAAGGGAAATGCAGGCTTGAGTGTAAGACCAAATCGTAATGAAATCATACCCTTTCCTCCGTTCAAGAAACCCCAGCCTATTGGATATTTTAGCATCGTAGGTGGAGTTTTGCGAGAATATGAACCTAATGCTCAACAACTGCGTTACTACAGACCGCCGTCAGCTCAAAAATTTCCTCTTGACTTAAATGAAGGTCTTAGTTTAGCTATCAAAAAACCAGAAACAGTACAAGAAGAAGGGCTTGACcacttattaaaatttatctttGATAATCGCGATCATTTAACAAGGTCTTTCCCTGCTTGCGAAGACAAAAAATGTCTTGTTGCTGAATTCGTGTGCTGGCGAGGGCTTTTACGTTTGTTGATGTGCACTCCATATGAATATCGAGGTGATTGGTCAATAGTTGTAACACGATTTAATGGCACATTTTATCTTTGGAAACGGGACACTGATAGTGATAAGTTTCAGCGTTCTCAAGAGACCGAACAACAGCGTACATTTGCATCATGGGGTTTCAAATTTGAACAACATTGTCTGACAG AATCGCCGTTTCTGGAGCCGGACACAAGTGCACCAGTCGACGAATGCAGCGAATTTTCGTgtgtttttacaacaaaaattgggAGTCTGGATGTACTATACGGTGCTGAAATGGATGGCATTGAAAGTGAGCAACCGATATTGct tgatGATAACCCaacatatttagaaaaattaaaatttgtcgaAGTAAAAGTACGTCAAAGAAacctaaataaaaatcaaattcagTCTTACAAACGTCATAAAACTCGTAATTGGTGGTGCCAATCATTTTTGGTAGGTATTCAAGATATATATTTGGGCCTACGGAATGAGCAGGGACAAGTTGAACGCATCGAACACGTTGAAGTACGATCTTTACCAAAGCAAGGAATAGTAG aacGAATGGACACCAAATGTATGTGCGACATTTTTGATAGATTTTTTGAATTACGTAAAATCACTAATGTCTGA
- the LOC126755235 gene encoding protein disulfide-isomerase A3, with the protein MHRLLVVLCISVALVAGAEQDVLELTDDNFNSVLKQHETTLVMFYAPWCGHCKRLKPEYAKAAELVKGDDPPITLAKVDCTEAGKETCGKFSVSGYPTLKIFRGDSVSQDYSGPREASGIVKYMRAQVGPASRNIKSVDEINKFLDTKDTTIFGFFEDPDVALAKLFVKFADKNREKYRFGHSNDPDVLAKYGETEKIVLFRAPHLANKFEETNVQFEGSSESELSTFVKENFHGLVGHRTQDTIRDFKNPLIVAYYSVDYVKNPKGTNYWRNRVLKVAKEFTNKATFAISAKDDFQHELNEYGYDFVGDKPVILARDEKNLKYALKEEFSVENLRDFVEKLLDGELEPYVKSEPIPENNNAPVKIAVAKNFDEVVINNNKDTLVEFYAPWCGHCKKLAPVFDEVAEKLQNEEVELVKMDATANDVPPEFNVRGFPTLFWLPKNQKDKPVAYNEGREVDDFIKYIAKHATNELNEFDRSGKSKKTEL; encoded by the exons ATGCATCGACTACTAGTGGTACTTTGCATTTCCGTGGCACTAGTTGCTGGCGCTGAGCAAGATGTGCTGGAATTGACGGATGACAATTTCAATTCTGTGTTGAAGCAACATGAAACTACATTAGTTATGTTTTATGCACCATG gtGTGGACATTGTAAGAGATTAAAACCCGAGTATGCCAAAGCTGCGGAGCTCGTAAAGGGAGACGACCCTCCAATAACTTTGGCAAAG GTTGATTGCACAGAAGCCGGTAAAGAAACTTGCGGTAAATTCTCTGTTAGCGGCTATCCAACCCTTAAGATTTTCCGTGGTGATTCAGTTTCACAAGATTATAGTGGACCACGAGAAGCAAGTGGAATTGTGAAATACATGAGAGCTCAAGTTGGACCAGCTTCCAGAAATATTAAATCGGTtgatgaaattaataaattcctAGACACCAAGGATACAACGATATTTGGCTTCTTCGAAGACCCAGATGTAGCCCTTGCTAAACTGTTCGTCAAATTCGCTGATAAGAATAGAGAGAAATATCGTTTTGGTCATAGTAATGACCCTGATGTACTCGCTAAATATGGAGAAAC AGAAAAGATTGTGCTCTTCCGTGCACCACATTTGGCGAACAAATTTGAGGAAACGAACGTTCAGTTCGAGGGATCATCGGAATCTGAATTAAGTACATTCGTGAAGGAGAATTT CCATGGTTTGGTAGGTCATCGTACCCAGGATACTATTCGCGATTTTAAAAATCCACTTATAGTTGCGTACTATTCTGTTGATTATGTAAAGAATCCTAAAGGAACAAATTATTGGCGTAATCGCGTTCTCAAAGTGGCGAAGGAATTCACTAACAAAGCAACATTCGCTATTAGCGCAAAAGATGATTTCCAACATGAACTAAATGAATATGGCTATGACTTTGTTGGAGACAAGCCCGTCATTTTAGCCCGCGATGAAAAGAATCTCAAATATGCTCTGAAGGAGGAATTTTCGGTCGAAAATCTACgagattttgttgaaaaattacttGATGGAGAACTTGAGCCTTACGTGAAGTCCGAGCCTATTCCAGAAAACAATAATGCCCCCGTAAAAATTGCTGTTGCCAAAAACTTCGACGAAGTAGTCATTAATAACAATAAAGATACGTTGGTAGAATTTTATGCACCTTGGTGTGGGCATTGCAAGAAATTGGCACCAGTATTTGATGAAGTTGCCGAGAAATTGCAGAATGAAGAAGTAGAACTTGTTAAAATGGATGCCACTGCCAACGATGTTCCACCAGAGTTCAATGTTCGTGGATTCCCAACACTTTTCTGGCTGCCCAAAAATCAAAAAGACAAACCAGTTGCTTACAACGAAGGACGTGAGGTCGACGACTTCATTAAGTACATCGCCAAACACGCTACCAATGAACTCAATGAATTTGACCGCAGTGgcaaatcgaagaaaacagaaCTCTAA